The sequence GTAAGTTGAACAAGTATAAATACGCAAGTGAAACTGTAAGTTGAACAAGAATAAATACACAGGTTGAAACGAGAGTGTAGAGCAAGCTAAAATGACTCACAACAAAAAACtgcttaaataatgaaaaaaaccaTGCAAGTCGCTTGGCCCCATGCGATTTGCAAGTCATTGGACCGACAACGTTTTGTCCCCTTTGATTTCTTTCCAAATTAGTTATccctttaaaatttttgattaaaaaaagagCCGTTTTGACTCCAGACCTTGCCACACACCATATCATTGTCACTTAAAAGCCacgtcaaatttttttttttttttttaaaactaaccTCACTAAAAATGTATTATATAATTTGTCTTTAAAAGTAGTAGTCcacttcctccttcttcttcaaacCCCTGACCTTCACCCTCAACAACCGCGTAATCGTTGTACAACCACACccctattttctttctctttcttcgaCGTTCCCTTTCTCCTTCTACATTCACCTTTCTCCAATTCTTTCCGCACcctaaaattgaataaatttacaacttaaaaatctgaagaaaaaaaaaaatcaacaaattgatTCTTGGGTTGGATGCAACTATAAGTATTAGAGAAAACAAGAAATTGTGTTGTATTTGAAGAAACATAAGTACGACagtttcaacaaaaaaatttttTGAGTAACTTTAGAGCAAAAAGGGTTAACCATATCTCGTTTTCAAGAAAATTAAGCCTTGGAGaactaaaaattaagaaaattgctctacttatacaaaaataaattgagtttttaaagaagaaatgattatctcctttctttttaaataatgaaatttgtgaaaaaaagtgttaaaatcgCAATTGCtttatccatatttttttctttcttgaaaaaattgaCTAAGTATGGTAGAAATAGGGGAGAGACGGTTTGAAGGAAAAAGAAGTGTCAAATTTGCAGAAGAAGAAAAGTGGTGGAGATCGTGAGGTTCGAAAGAGAAAGGACGTTGGGTGGTGCGGTTTGAAGAAGAACGACATGTTTCTTcccttttcttttaaattttttattatatattagtgGAGCatcctttttttaataaaaattgcaTATACCATTAAAAATAGAATCAAACTTATTTCGGGCGAATTTCAATTTTTGATTGGACCTTATTAAAAGTATCAAACCTTGAATGAATAAAAAATGCATccgtaattttttttcttcttttttttttaatgtaaattaGTATTAGGGGTGATATTAATTTACTTCAAATAAGATTAAAGGATTGATAAAACTAAAGtgttaaaataaattgaaagaatCAAATTTTAGAGGGTGTTTTAATGACTGCACTCTTTTATCTTAGAGTAAGAATGCCTTTATCAAGATGGAAAAAGCAGAATAACCAAGATCAAACTAAAAAGGCATCTGACCATTTTAATTTCATGCTTCGATCATACTTCTTTAGTCAATTTGAACGGCAATTAGGATCTTTTTGGACTATTTCTCCAAGTTGTTTTGGAATCagatttatcttttaaattataattgGTCAAAATTACTCATGAGatgaattaaataaagaaataacgcCATTCATATAGATAGAGTAATGATTTCGATACTATAACACAGTATGCATCGACAATCAAAATTATTAACATAATTCTAGTGCTAGAAAATTAAAGACAATGCTGAAATTCTGCAACACTAATCAAACAAGCTAAACATGGCTTCATCATCACTCTCTTCCTTTGGCTCTTCCTGAACAAATTGAGAGACAACGGAAAAAACAACAATGAGAATTCAATCTTACTTtagcaaaatgaaaaaaaaaaaaaagcggaCAACGCGATTTACAATTTTTACAAGAATTGACacacaaaaactaaaattttttttacatagAAGGGTAAAAAATCACTATAAGTACGATTGGTgtttaaacacataatttttgACAAAACCCAGATTGAATCACAGTTTAAATTTTAGTAAAATGGATTTTAAGAAAAATCTAGGTAGGtggaacataaataaataaatgtggaAGTACCTTTTTCTTGTCAGCGGTGGAGGATGCTGTTGCGGCATCGTCACCAGTAACAGGAGGAGCACCGGCCACAGCGCCAGTAGGAGCAGCAGTCCCGCCAGAGCCAACATTCATGATAAGGTCTTCGACATTCTTCTTCTCACAAAGCTTTGCAAATAGGCTAGGCCAGTATGACTCCACCTGCAAATTTGCTGCTTTCACCACTGTAGCAATCTTCTCAGCCTAATACAGTACAAACGGTCACATTACATTACAGATTATGGACGAAAAAACATAATTACAAAAGTTTATGCAACAACGGATGCGGGATCGAAGATTAAATTACAGTAACAGGAATGCCATCATCATGAAGGATCAAGCAAGCGTAAGTACAGGCGAGTTCTCCGGTGGAAgacatcctttctttctttttctcgaAACCCTAATAGCAGCCAGAAGATTTGATGGGGTGGGGGGAAAGAGTGATTTTGAGTCTCTATTAGGGTTTTGAGGGTATTTATAGCAAGGTTTCTTAAGGCACAAGTTTCatttacagttttttttttttcgtttcttttttgtattttcattctttgaTTTACGTTTTTCCTTCTCTTTAATAAAACGAAAAAAAGTTTTTCTACTTGAATTTCTTTAtggaccctttttttttttttttttttcaaaaaacagaAAGACAAATCCTATTCCATGTAGACTGCTGCTCCTACCCAAAAGGACATATAGATCGTAcaaatttcattttaatttatgtggtaTAGTTTAATCGAATATAAAATTtaaggaataaaatattttttaatgtttattgAAGTCACTTTGATGCTactttttgattgatttttcttgTTAAATGAGAATTAATGAGGATAAAATGAGATTATGCCATTAAATAACTGTCAAATTAAAAAAAGTGATATCTTTaaaacagattaaaaaatgtaTGACACTGTAAAATGAGATGGACtgatatattttagttttgtAATATAATATTCAACAGTTTTTGTAATTACTGATTATAAAATGTTAAAATTGTATTAATCATTTTAAAGAACTAACGGACCAAATATTATTATTGCGTAGTGTAACTTTTCTGCCAGCAATGTTAACCTAGTAACCCTGGACAAAGCTATATATGGCTAAAAGTGGAAAGAGGCAGAAGGGGGAAATAAAATAGCTGTAATATATTCCTCTTTCATGAAAAATCCTTTACAGCAGGAAAAAGAATCAATGACCATTTTACAGCTTTATTGCGAGGGCATTAAATAGAGTCTGTTAACTTACATAGTCTGTTTGCCAGAACTAGAGTTTTGAATACGGGTTGGTTCAGTTCATATAGGCTTTGAGTTTGACGGATCAGGTTGGGCTGATCCATTTAAATGACGGATCAAAAAATATCAAGCCCACGCTATTATCCTGTGGGCTGCGGACCTCACGGGTCAGCTCActttttaaaaagtaatattttataatttaattttacactattaataaacataaatatttatcacacaataaCACATAGTATTAATATTTGTTAATCAAAAGGGAGCCAGAGCTCGAATCACCCAAAGTAGGAAGAAAACGAAGAGGTGGCACTATTCAATCGAAAACATCACGGTTGAGAGCCGATGGCGCGTTGAGGGAGTTATAGTGAAAAGGAGGCGGCTAGCTGAACTAAGGAAATTAGAAAAGTGAAGAGTACAATGTACTCTTTATGTTTTAGTGgtagatatttaattattttattatttattagatagaAAAGTAGGAAACTTTTCTGTTTTCATTTTCTTTGTTAATGGAACCAGTCAATGGTCATCATTGAACTTGAttgttttttaactcttttattatttttcagtaatttattttatttttaaattatttattatttgactgACCGGCCGGCCCACGGGCTAGCCCAACCCCACATTCCTCAAGCCCTAAGGCCATGGGCTTATTCGGGCCGAACTAAAAAGGTTAGTTCTTAAATGGGCTGCAAAAATTGAATCCTACCCCATCAAATTACAGGCCGGGACGGGCTAGCCCACCAGACCTTGGTCCATATTGACGGCTCTAGccaaaacctttattttttcttcacaaaatgATTATGTTTAAAAAAGGTGAGgtgtttgataatttattttttggaaaatgcttattctttttaaaaaattgagatatttggtcaaacttatttttttcataaatagtttatttgacaaaatttataaaatcaacttatttataaaattacttattttaaaaTGCTTTTAAAAAACACTTTTAGTGAGAAACACTTTGTGTTTGCCCACTAAATTTATAAGTACTTTTGAACTGTAATCAGTGTTTGAccaaatctttaaaaaatatttctaagtgtattttttttttcaaaaatactttttaaaaaagtgtttttagaaaaaatctactctcttcatttaaaaaataatgacctaATTTGACTTGATATGGAGtgtaagaaaatagaaaagatttttaaatcttgtggtactaaattaaatttatatcaAATGTATCAATATGCGtttaatcttataatttttaaatatgccacgtggaaagttaaaaataaagtattatcaaaaataaaaaaaacaattattcctttttaaacaaattacaaagaaaagtaagttattctttttgaaatggagagTATTTTTTTTAGCTTGTGAAATACAGATTGACCTCCTCCTAGTGATTGTAGCTGGTATTGGAGACAACTAAACAAGATCAAATTGAGCATGCAGTCTTGGTATACTCGGGGAAATTGTAATCTTACAAGCAATAATGTCTATTCAATTTCTCTGACTTATGAAGCTCATGCAGTCTTGGGAAAAATTGGCAAAAAGGatacttttcaaaattatttagttAAATGTCCactaaatttctttttgatttaattttcagGTTTAGGATGTAAAAAGTGGAGAAAAGTGGGGTCCACACGTGGGTCAAGGgaccaattcatcatttttataactttacaaatttaatataatgcACCTAACACCCTCCGCTTATTCCAATATAAAAAAAACCCT comes from Capsicum annuum cultivar UCD-10X-F1 chromosome 2, UCD10Xv1.1, whole genome shotgun sequence and encodes:
- the LOC107860884 gene encoding 60S acidic ribosomal protein P1, yielding MSSTGELACTYACLILHDDGIPVTAEKIATVVKAANLQVESYWPSLFAKLCEKKNVEDLIMNVGSGGTAAPTGAVAGAPPVTGDDAATASSTADKKKEEPKEESDDEAMFSLFD